From Quercus lobata isolate SW786 chromosome 11, ValleyOak3.0 Primary Assembly, whole genome shotgun sequence:
TAATAGTATGTGATAATAATTACCTAAATAATGATAGATAATTTccatgattttcaattttttccttcATACTTAGGTTTTCTAGTCACTGAGTTCAAAGACAAggagttttaacttttaaagcTCTGCGCAAAATCTCATCTCTTCCTTTCTACTCTTCGTTCTAGATTAAACAAAAAGCCAGCAATTCTGCAAAATCTTTggatttgagttttgttttattttgctCCCTCGATGGAGCATCGTATAAATTAGCTATAAACTGCTGGAGAACCCATAGCATAATAATTTTCTCTTTGTACCGAGGTTCATCTTTCAGACTTTCACTAATTCTGTATCAGTCTTAAGTGCACAATAATTCTCACGAAAATTATATATTGacatatttttattagtattttttagataattgttatatctacaacatttttacaatagtttcgcaacaaatttttagtggtaagttattattggtttgttatattggtgggaaaaaaataatttaatttttgaattcaaattataataaaaaataatttgccacctataatttatcatttattattaatagtattttttttaaaaaaaatttattatactaTCTCAACATTTGTGAATATAtcttgagattttattttttatttttatgattatggAGTTATTGTTTCGTCTCAACAACTACCACAagttattcaaaaaaaaagaaaaaaaaaagggaaagaccCTACTACCACAAGCTTTATTCTTTTTGGGCAGCTGGACCCACAAAAAGGTTATATGATCCAACTCCGATTAAAGCGAAGAATATCCTTTTTAATGTGCTAGATACTTTTAATACTGAACATCATCagcatatatataaattaatatatattcaaaactCATACAGTCATACTGCTTGTTGAATTTTGCAACAAATAATATTGAAGATATGAGAACATTTATTACGTAGGACTTATAAAATTGATGTATCAAATTTTtaacacacaatttttttttttgaaatttttatatttatttattatgttgttacattaatttgtaagtttttttttttttttttggttttgtttcagttagctcaattggtaaatcTCTAATCTTGAATAAAAGATCTCGAGTTTAATCCTCCGTCTAtaccaaaaatcgattgatatcttggtctgataataaataattatttcctTTATGCAACAAGACAAAGACGTATGAATATTACATACATGCTTATGCATGATAAGTCCAACTATATAAGATGCAGGGATAAAGGTCATATACCAAAGATGCAAGGTCAGTCATACAATTTTGTTTCCATTTGCTCTCTCTGAGAGAGGTTAAGAAAATGGCATTTTCAAATGAATATACCAGTATTGAGTTTTTAGCTGAGTTTGATCCAGGTGTGGCTGCTAGGAATTTTGGTAAGGGAGAGAATAACAGCCAACTATAGTACGACCTAACACTTGTGAATCAGCCAATTTCAATAATtgaagcaaaacaaaacaaaacaaaacaaagattagagagaaagaaaatgcaACCATGAAATCATTTTGAGGTCTAAATTTGGTGCTGTCTACGTGCATTGTGAAAGATGCATCTCCCATGATTTTTATCGGATCAACATCATCGTGTTGATGCATAATTGCATTTGCGTATATCGGTGGCTCATTAATTTGTATCAGTAATTTTAAAGATAAGGCGCCAACAAAGCACGTCTTATCGTTTTGATGACACCTTAGCTAGGATGGGCCACTAGCTTTTGCCTTAAAGTTCAACATAGAAAATTCCTCGCCAGTGACCAaagatttttttagtttacatcACCCTCATgatgattaagaaatatatgtaatatatatatatatatatatatatacacatctTGTTGTTGGAAAATTAGATtagtttcatataaaaaattaatcaaaaaaagtgttttactgaaaaaaaaaaaaatagtgttattgatcaaatagtaaagttTTATATTAGACTACCCTTGAGTAAGCACATGCTCAgaagttcttttatttttttgagtaaagattaataatttgtatttattataatttagaaatatatatttttatttttcaaataaataaaaaggataaaatttagagataagaagtaattataatttcttttttgaatgttgagggaaaaaaattctaaattttaggagttctctttttaaactcaaaataaaatttgttatttgacatttatgaccctattttaaaatgaagTTACTCTATTCAGTTAAAAGAAAtgaatcctcttatatatagtatagataatattaataataataggaGTAAAtggttaaaataatataactcaATTGAATCCATACTGTGTttctcaacaatttttttttttttttttttcgaatccAAACTATATTTAACATTATTCCAAGAATAATGGTCTTACCTATAATTCTCCTAAATATATAGGTAATTATTCCAAGAAGAATACttctataattttatattttaagggTATACCACAAAAGTGGTATctataatttaccaaaaatatatatacatgtattaTAATTAGTCCAGGAATAGTGCTGCTTTGCTTTCTCTCATTTATTTTAGGGTTCAGGTCTTCAGGAACCTAtagaccaccaccaccaataaaaaagaaaaaaaggacaaaaaaaactgaaatcatTTGTCCCTTAGAACAAGGAGTACTCCAACTCTCCAAGTTCAATTAGCTCTCGCAATATGCCTCAACCACTAAAGCACTGAGCGGAAAACTTatctatattatattatctatgTACATGTCAGACTTTTgttttgaaagatttttttaatattttgctaCTACCCATAATCATTCTTTATATTCAAACGTATCGACAATattttatctatattttttgATAGTATTACAATTATCACCAAGATATTTAACCAACTCTTTCacggtttctcaaaaaaaaaaaaaaaactctttcacGGATTCttcaaaaagagaaggaaaaaaaaaaaaaaaaaaaaaaaactctatcaCTGTGAATTTGTATGCATTTATAAATCGTTTAAATCTCCTTTTTATATATcctatttgaaaaaaaaaaaaaaacctaaacctTTTAGGATAAGTAAAATTTTGTCATCCAAATAATTATTAtgtcaaataataaaatattaaaaatcttttataaCCTTATAACTCAAATAGTATATTCTGGTATTTTTAATGGAAGCGTTTAAGGTTCAAATCCTCATTCTTCTAACTATcgaattaaatttttaaaaaatcttttttttttatcaagtacctaaaaagtcataaatttcaaaataatacttttaaaaaagttaatatacatttatttgcaataaataaactaaacaatGAAAATAAAGTTACGGAAACACACACTCGTGCTCATTTTtcttccaattttgttttttattcccCACATAATAGAATAGGCATGGAAAACTACTTGATTAATTGTATCGTAATAGTAATTGGGATTTACTAACGTGTGTCCTTAAGCACatattagtaaactattttatgaaactttttataaataaacgaaaaaataattagttattttgacagttttttcaattttctataaaaacttTCCCAAAATAGATGGTTAATGTGTGTCTCCCGTGATAATTAGGTCCTTCACTAAATAATTGGCTGAGGTCATGTTGATTGAAATGGTGCATTTGATTAATTTAGTAGCAAAGAATTAAGTAATATAATTTTACTTTCTATTTGAAAttacttattatatataatattaatttctttaaagATGATAATAtgctaattttgtttttaggtttttcttatttctttatgTATTTATCATAAATCTTTTGAAcagttaaaaacttaaaataatacatatcaATGTGACTGTTTCGTAGTAAACATAACTATGTGGCAAGCCTCTTGTAGAAATTAACACATTTATGTGTTTTTAACGAAGATATTTAGAGTTCAATTTTTCCTATgtcaactatcaaattatttatataaaaaaaattcatttattcgTAAGCACTACTtgcaaaatcataaataatttttttttataaaaataaaattacaattgcattttcacacaaaaaaaaaaaaaaaaaaaaacgttcaAAATAAACTCATCAAAACACACaatcatgctttttttttttcctaggttTTTTTTACTCGCCACATAATAGAATAAGACTGGAAAACtactttattaattgaattgTAATAGTTCTAGGTCCTTGATTGAATAATAGGCCAGTGTCATGTTGATTGAAATGGTGCATTTGATTAATTTAAAAGCAAAGAATAAGTAATATATAGTTAACTttctatttaaaatttcttagatatatatttaaatttaatttctttaaagaTGATAGTGTGTTATAATGATTTAGGCTTTTCCTCATTGCTTTCTTAGAAATCTTTTGCACTGCTGAAATAATATTATATCAAAGTGATTATTTCGTAGAAAACACAACAATAAGCAACCAACCAACATAATAACATATGATAGGACCTTAAAAAAGTGTGGCGCTCTTTTCCTCAttacattattttataatgctCCATAGCCTTACGATATGGGATATGCCTTTTTGGTGTTTTATACAGTAGAAGGTTCTTCACAACGATGTAGCTAAACGTTCTTCCCCAGTGGCCTGTAgttgtttagggtttcttattttaatgattatttggACCTGAGGTCATGCGCAAGTATTGTTTTACTATTATAAATTGATTCTCAATCAAATTATGAGACgaatgaaacaaaatatatgagTCATTCACTaccccttttattttattttattgcattgCCATTTAACTCTGCCAAGTTAGCCGCACTGCTAAAGGAATCTCCCACATTTCAAGAAGCCACCGAAACCCAcgaccatttttttttgggtgatataGTTTCAACTTAAAGGCTAGTTTCAAtttattctttatcatttaatcaaaacattaattaatttttgatgtAAATGGAAATTGAAcaccaaatctcttattcaactataaaAAATGATTAGTTTTGAAATTAATAAGAAGGACCATAAAATTCAACAGCAAATTTTAGAATACTCCTTGTACTTTGTTTATAGATCCTGAATtttcttgtgaaattatttGGAAAATTAGTTCTAATCTAATAATCCAGAGACCCAAACAGAAATGAAGATGGTGCCATAACTATTAACTAATAGCCGAGATTTATTGGAGAATTTTTCTGCTGTTGACCTCTAAGCTATAACACAGTTAATTATGTGTGGAGcccatttttcattttgtaatgcATGGTTTTCACTTTGCACGCTAAAACCAGTAGGTTTACCAATTGTCTTATTCTATGTCATATGTGCCTTGTGTTTTTAGCTCACTTTCTTGGTTAGAATTTGGGAACAGTAGCTACTTACTATGGCACAAAGAACTTCAATACTCACTGCAAAATCTCAGTCACTCACTCACAGCCAATTATGCTGTTTAATGCATATTTCACAAAGTAGTCCAAAAtctattttattgttttctacAAAGAAACCATATTAACAAGAAATAGAGAGAAGTAAAgcataaacaataattaaaccAGAAAAACAGGGTATTCCAACCAAATCCATGAGAATTTCTTTGATGAATAATGCAACCATTAATTGCATTTACAaccaagaaaatatatatacagCTTGTGATAGCCTTCTTCTTCATCAAGATCAAAAGCTAGAGAGAACTCTAAAAattcctattattattattttcccaACTACCACACACCACAGCTTATCATCTTTGAGCTGTACTTCAATTCCTTTGTACTTGCACAACTACTGTCCCATAATCTAACGACGTTACCGTTAAGCTCCGTCAAGTCCTGATACTTGTACCACCCCATCTCTCCCATCTTCATCCTCAACGCTCTCTCCCAACTGTCCCACCACTCTCCCACCTTAACGGCACCGTCAACGCCGCTTTCCTCCGCCGTTAACTCTCCGTCATCTTCGCCACAATCGTTTTCCTCGTAGTACACAGCAAAAAACTTCACCCCCTTCGTCACTCCGTCAGCTTTAACGTCGTCAACCTCCATTATCCCCGAGTCTGAGTCCGAACCCGAACCCGAAATTGAAACTGGCTCATCGTCACGTGGCAGCAGCACATCAGGAACCTTTATTTCCGAAACCGGCTTTGACCCAATTGAGCTTTGATCATACCTCGGCGGTTGCGATGGAGACTCGTCGGAGGAAGTAGCCGCCACGGCACCGCCGGTGGCTACTCTGATCCTCCAGAAACTAACGGCAGCCGTTATAACGGCTACCCATGTCCACAAATTATTAACAATGGTCAGAAAACCAACGTTAATATAATCAAGAGCAAGTGCTTCTAAAGGAGAATCTAACGCATTCACcatattcattttctttttgactcTTATTTTCTCCTAAgaccaaacccaaaaccaaaaccaaagagCCTCAaagtttttggttctttttttttttttatgtgtgtttggtttttgGTGGGCGTTTGTACGAGGAGTCTGGCAAATGATTTATGGGGGAGGTGAGTGAGTGTGAGAATCAATAGGAACCGTTGGATGAGAAAACAAGTTGGGTTGCGGATCTAATAGGAGATGCCGAGAATCGAGAACTAAGATGCCAATTGCTGAAGTAGATCCTAGTTTTTATACCGAATTTTCACATAGTGATTGATTTTCTCCTACAACACGTGGAAGGTCAGCAATACATCTCGCAATGTGACTACTGAGTttaatatgaatattttttttaatgtgaaatgaagtgagagagagagagagagagagagagagagagagtgaaaactTGAAGGATTTTGTTGGACCATTCCATATTACCTCACCAGATTTTtcgttacattttttttaggaagttatttttgtatagtagtatttttaattattatctaGAGACAAAATATTCTCtaacaaattctcaaaaaaaaaaaaaaaatctcaattattatctctattttatttgaatattcttttattatatataggaGTATTCCTTTAATTAATCACTGTTTTTAGTGGAAtggaagaaattaaaaaattgaatggaaATTATTCAACAATACTAAAGGctcaaaattgattttgttttttgaccgtgaaagaaaaagtaatgctatagtgataaattattttataatatttttataagttgTTGATATGACCagttttttattggttttcatatAGATTCACTATTAATATCATAtaaacagtttgtaaaaaaaatttatatctctAGAATTATCCTTGTGGGTCCGGGAAGTTTACAATCCGGCCCAAGCTCTATCTAGGCCCAGGGTCCGTGCCGAGGACGAGTGGTCGATGGCCGGGAAGTTAAGGAGAACGGCTGAGAAGCTGCCCTATCCTCGACACTCCAGAACTTCGATGGGAAGATCAACGTCTTGGTGGAGGCTATCCCCAGGCagtcccctgaaggggatgtaaGTGGAagggggcccatagggaagcagggtgtaggATTGGATCAAGGAAGATGCATCCCCTCAGCATTAAATGCATCTGCCAACACCCAGatccgattaatgagaaaagacgttggGACGGTGTAAATTTCGGTCTTCGCAACTAGTAGAAAGtaagacgggacggttgatgggatggatataGAAATAAGcccctgcctgacctacaagtggagggccaggatcaaccaagacggactatataataaaaaggtaggtgcaccaagcaaagggctgggaaaaatggcaaaaaaccagagcctcccagcccacctccaggagaaagactccaggggtgaaggaaacatAACTATATACGAACACcccgaaaaacccaccgcctggtgactaaggcctagcctttcaaacccacgctctacaaatgatattgtttgggctctttttacgtgcgaatccGACACTGTTAcagtccgccacgaatcgtgtccttacaatcctgaaagaaaagaaagttttaattATCGGTAAAAAAATAGTACTATAAATGAAATTAAATGTAGTTACCTTACATTGTAACTCCGAAGAAATGAatcattgtttaaaaaaaaaaaaaaaaaaaaggaaaaaaagaaaagaatcatttATAAGTATATGAAGAAAAAGGTCTGTTATAACCCTTTTCAACATTTAATGATTTCGATTCTCAagacaaaaaatttaatgattttccaCCTGTACACATGTTTGTTTGcttcaatttaaaatataagtttcttttaccattaatttaaaatattttttaaagtcacgattttttttttaaataaactgaTTCAAACCAATTTTATTAcgaaataatattattttgtccaaagctttataatttaattggaaTATCTTGATGGTATTTCTTACAAAAGTATGTAAGGTTCAAAtatctcaattttttataactatcaaattagagagagagagagaaaaaaaagtgatatattgTTTCTATCTTAACTCTTCTTATCCAACTTTGTTGTGAGTTTAAATTTATGGTATCTATTTAAcgaagatttttttaaaatttttttcaaaaaaaaaaatctaaattacttttttttagaagtattacgtttataacattttcatagaAAATTTAAAGTAATAAGTCATAACTAGTTCTAATTAGAACCCACATCTGAAATTACTTTTTCCGTGGTGGGTTATTATCTATAGTAAAAAGCTACcacttataataatttattatgaaagtattgtgaaatgATATTCATATAATATTTCTCATGTATTTTATTAACTAAAATCAATAGATTTCTTCTAAGTTTAATCAAGATTTGATTTCAAGTTAAGAAGTAAAAGCCAATTTTCCCATCCAGATTTGACTTTTGGGTTCGCCAAACGTAGAATCTTAATTTAACCGGATGTTTTCAATGTCACGTTTACCTTGCTTTGTTATATTTTAATCGTATTCCGTAGGCATACATATCATTTACTCCACCAATTGTGATGGCGTGCAACCGAGGAGTGTTAAGAGCAATGGACCTTCATCTGGTTTTTCACAAGATTAATTGATGTATGGCATAGGATGCAGTTGGTGGTAGGTAAAGAAGGTTTGGTAGACCATGTTTGGGCGATTAAGGTTAGTGATGATAAATATGGTGGCATAGGAGGGGTAATGTTAagaacacccaaaaaaaaaaaaaaaaaaaaaaaaaaaaaaaagaagaagaaagtaacAACGTTTCTCACATCAATTAAATTAACAAACTTTTAAGAGTTCTTATTTAAGAGaaggtatttggtatcaaatgatatTATGTCAGCGACATTAAAATTCAGTAAGTGTGAGACATGtcagcaaaaaataactaatcaaCTAATAAATGAAAGACATGTGTTAGTGGATAGTTATTCTTGCACACATGTCTCTcgtttattggattttgatatggataatatgatatcatttgatataaaatactttttcctTATCTAGACCCAactgatatcatttttttttttgggaaggggGGAGGGTGGGGTGGGTGTGAATATGTGATGTGGTCGAGAATCACATTTAAGCAATTAGCAATTGTGCTTTGTTGATACTTGCAAGAGAGTAATGactagtactattaaaaaagaacaCATTTAAGCAATTAGGTAAGTGTGGGTTGGTTGAAACTTGCAAGTCATTTTTCATATTTGTGTGAGGAAAGATTTAATGAAAAAAGACATAGACCATAGTTTCGTATTGACATTTGAAGACGGATGAGTAGGCCTTCCACATGATACACACCCTTCAATAATTGTTCTACTACTTTCtatcctttcttttctcctttttttttttttttttttttttaatttatatttttatttttataaatataaataggaTTTGAACTTAAGTTAATTATTCAactagaaaaatcaaaacaaagttGAGTTAATTAGAACTCAACCTACTAATTTTCTCGCGAAAAATTTCAAGCTATATAGAGAAATTTACTCAAGTTTTAACTGATGCTAATATCatgcaaaaatagaaaaaaaaggtgACTGTTCACTTTAGTAAGGAGACGGTTTCTA
This genomic window contains:
- the LOC115968645 gene encoding uncharacterized protein LOC115968645, whose product is MNMVNALDSPLEALALDYINVGFLTIVNNLWTWVAVITAAVSFWRIRVATGGAVAATSSDESPSQPPRYDQSSIGSKPVSEIKVPDVLLPRDDEPVSISGSGSDSDSGIMEVDDVKADGVTKGVKFFAVYYEENDCGEDDGELTAEESGVDGAVKVGEWWDSWERALRMKMGEMGWYKYQDLTELNGNVVRLWDSSCASTKELKYSSKMISCGVW